The following are encoded together in the Bradyrhizobium genosp. L genome:
- a CDS encoding substrate-binding domain-containing protein, giving the protein MLQIEIETVWRFRKENSPHTVVVMLGILNEIRKTGKITSAASDAHLSYRHVWNLIEQWSDFFGVPLVETQRGKGSKLTPFGEKLVWAGERMQARLGLQLENLAQELVTEIKPFLEQRPQVIRVHASHGFAVSKLREFLDRESGMGVDLRYVSNQNSLVSLAQGACDLSGVHLPHGELRAQGIKACREWLDPREDRVINFVTREMGLMVKRGNPLKITTLKDLVDSKARFVHRDHDSGTRLLFDQLLALHRIPQGKINGAQHMEFTHAAVAAYVASGMADASFGVEAAARQFGLDFIRLLTEDYFFVCKRAFLETEPMQRVLDIIKSGAFHKAVGALPGYVASSTGAVSGVKEFLEKMHSDR; this is encoded by the coding sequence ATGCTGCAGATCGAGATCGAAACCGTCTGGCGCTTTCGCAAGGAGAACTCGCCACACACCGTGGTCGTGATGCTCGGCATCCTCAACGAGATCCGGAAAACCGGGAAGATCACCAGCGCCGCCAGCGACGCGCATCTGTCCTATCGCCATGTCTGGAACCTGATCGAGCAATGGTCCGATTTCTTCGGCGTGCCGCTGGTCGAGACGCAGCGCGGCAAGGGCTCGAAGCTGACGCCGTTCGGCGAGAAGCTGGTGTGGGCCGGCGAGCGCATGCAGGCGCGGCTCGGGTTGCAGCTGGAAAACCTCGCGCAGGAACTGGTGACCGAGATCAAGCCGTTCCTGGAACAGCGGCCGCAGGTGATCCGCGTGCATGCCAGCCATGGCTTCGCCGTGTCGAAATTGCGCGAGTTCCTGGATCGCGAGAGCGGCATGGGCGTCGACCTGCGTTATGTCTCGAACCAGAATTCGCTGGTCTCGCTGGCGCAGGGCGCCTGCGATCTCTCCGGCGTGCATCTGCCGCACGGCGAATTGCGGGCGCAGGGCATCAAGGCCTGCCGCGAATGGCTCGACCCGCGCGAGGACCGCGTGATCAATTTCGTCACCCGCGAGATGGGCCTGATGGTGAAGCGCGGCAACCCGCTGAAAATCACCACCCTGAAGGACCTGGTGGACAGCAAGGCCCGCTTCGTCCACCGCGATCACGATTCCGGCACGCGGCTGCTGTTCGACCAATTGCTGGCGCTGCACCGGATTCCGCAAGGCAAGATCAACGGCGCCCAGCACATGGAATTCACCCACGCCGCGGTCGCCGCCTATGTCGCGAGCGGCATGGCGGATGCGAGTTTCGGCGTCGAGGCGGCGGCGCGGCAGTTCGGGCTCGATTTCATCCGCCTGCTCACGGAAGATTACTTCTTCGTGTGCAAGCGCGCCTTCCTGGAGACCGAGCCGATGCAGCGCGTGCTCGACATCATCAAGAGCGGCGCGTTTCACAAGGCGGTGGGCGCCCTGCCCGGCTACGTGGCCTCCAGCACCGGCGCCGTCAGCGGGGTGAAGGAATTTTTGGAGAAGATGCATTCGGACCGCTGA
- a CDS encoding DMT family transporter codes for MTPPPAAAARLDSALLPLPEKTIAARKPVARAAAPARTDRPFKGIALILLSTVFLGTSDVTAKYLSKTLPSIEITWIRFVVFALIMLPTMLPGTPLFALRSKRPALHVLRGSALLGSSLLFITGLGFLPIAEASATSFVSPLFVTALSILFLGEKVGLRRWIATAVGLVGVFVILRPGTAAFHPAAFFPIVSAFAWAGTLIMTRMMSGSERPLTVMAYSAMTGVVIVSALVPFVWVAPSWHDIMFGILVGVASTAGQWIVVLAFRYGDASVLAPFSYTQLVWVSILGFLVFGELPDGWTVLGAGFIVASGLYTAHRERVRRSQLLAVANEPSPNA; via the coding sequence GTGACTCCGCCCCCCGCCGCAGCCGCCCGGCTGGACAGCGCCCTGCTTCCGTTGCCCGAGAAGACCATCGCCGCACGCAAGCCCGTTGCGCGCGCTGCCGCGCCGGCACGGACCGATCGCCCGTTCAAAGGCATCGCGCTGATCCTGCTGTCGACCGTGTTCCTCGGCACCTCGGACGTGACGGCGAAATATCTGTCGAAGACGCTGCCCTCGATCGAGATCACCTGGATCCGCTTCGTGGTGTTCGCGCTGATCATGCTGCCGACGATGCTGCCGGGCACGCCGCTGTTCGCATTGCGGAGCAAGCGGCCGGCCTTGCACGTGCTGCGCGGCTCCGCGCTGCTCGGCTCCTCGCTGCTGTTCATCACCGGCCTCGGCTTCCTGCCGATCGCCGAAGCGTCCGCCACGAGCTTCGTCTCGCCGCTGTTCGTCACGGCGCTGTCGATCCTGTTCCTCGGTGAGAAGGTGGGCCTGCGGCGCTGGATCGCGACCGCGGTCGGCCTCGTCGGCGTCTTCGTCATCCTGCGGCCGGGCACCGCCGCATTTCATCCGGCGGCATTCTTCCCGATCGTCTCCGCCTTCGCCTGGGCCGGCACGCTGATTATGACGCGGATGATGAGCGGCAGCGAACGCCCGCTCACGGTGATGGCCTATTCGGCGATGACAGGCGTCGTCATCGTCTCCGCGCTGGTGCCATTCGTCTGGGTGGCGCCAAGCTGGCATGACATCATGTTCGGCATCCTCGTCGGCGTCGCCTCGACCGCGGGACAGTGGATCGTGGTGCTGGCGTTCCGCTATGGCGACGCCTCGGTGCTGGCGCCGTTCTCCTACACCCAGCTGGTGTGGGTCAGCATCCTCGGATTCCTGGTGTTCGGCGAGTTGCCTGATGGCTGGACCGTTCTCGGTGCGGGCTTCATCGTCGCAAGTGGCCTCTACACCGCCCACCGCGAGCGCGTTCGCCGCTCGCAACTGCTGGCCGTCGCGAACGAGCCGTCGCCGAACGCCTGA
- the urtC gene encoding urea ABC transporter permease subunit UrtC has protein sequence MVINSRFFNRSELIGFLALAALLFVILPLSLDIFRLNLVAKYLTYAFVGIGLVLCWGYGGILSLGQGVFFGLGGYCMAMYLKLEASSVANTKIQSTPGIPDFMDWNQITQVPLFWKPFHSFPLTILAILLVPALFSFIIGAAMFKRRVGGVYFAIITQAIAAILTILIVGQQGYTGGINGITDLRTLHGWDIRTDHAKFILYFVEVVLLFGCIVAAQFIRLTKLGRILVAMREQEDRVRFSGYSVANFKIFAFCAAAVFAAIGGAMFTLEVGFMSPSFVGIVPSIEMVIYTALGGRMSIFGAVWGSLLVNFAKTSLSESFPQLWLFGLGALFIAVVLAFPNGLSGIWADHVQPRIDRLLASRKPKSGNGYVADGAPAE, from the coding sequence ATGGTCATCAACTCGCGCTTCTTCAATCGCTCCGAACTGATCGGCTTCCTCGCGCTCGCAGCCCTGCTGTTCGTCATCCTGCCGCTGTCGCTGGATATCTTCCGCCTCAATCTGGTCGCCAAATATCTGACCTACGCCTTCGTCGGCATCGGGCTCGTGCTGTGCTGGGGCTATGGCGGCATCCTGAGCCTCGGGCAGGGCGTGTTCTTCGGCCTCGGCGGCTACTGCATGGCGATGTATCTCAAGCTCGAGGCATCCAGCGTCGCCAACACCAAGATCCAGTCGACGCCGGGGATCCCCGACTTCATGGACTGGAACCAGATCACGCAAGTGCCACTGTTCTGGAAGCCGTTTCACAGCTTTCCACTGACGATCCTCGCGATCCTGCTGGTGCCGGCGCTGTTCTCCTTCATCATCGGCGCCGCGATGTTCAAGCGCCGGGTCGGCGGCGTCTACTTCGCGATCATCACCCAGGCGATTGCGGCGATCCTCACCATCCTGATCGTGGGGCAGCAGGGTTACACCGGCGGCATCAATGGGATCACCGATCTCCGCACCTTGCACGGCTGGGATATCCGCACCGATCACGCCAAGTTCATCCTGTACTTCGTCGAAGTGGTCCTACTGTTCGGCTGCATCGTCGCCGCGCAGTTCATCCGCCTGACGAAACTCGGGCGCATCCTGGTGGCGATGAGGGAGCAGGAGGACCGCGTGCGCTTCTCCGGTTACAGCGTCGCCAACTTCAAGATTTTCGCGTTCTGCGCCGCGGCGGTGTTCGCCGCGATCGGCGGCGCCATGTTCACGCTCGAGGTCGGCTTCATGTCGCCGTCCTTTGTCGGCATCGTGCCGTCGATCGAGATGGTGATCTACACGGCGCTCGGCGGCCGGATGTCGATCTTCGGCGCGGTATGGGGCTCGCTGCTCGTGAACTTCGCCAAGACATCGCTCTCGGAATCCTTCCCGCAACTCTGGCTGTTCGGCCTCGGCGCGCTGTTCATCGCGGTGGTGCTGGCGTTCCCGAACGGCCTGTCCGGGATCTGGGCCGACCACGTCCAGCCGCGCATCGATCGACTATTGGCGTCGCGCAAGCCGAAATCGGGCAACGGCTATGTCGCCGACGGCGCACCGGCCGAGTGA
- the fmdA gene encoding formamidase — translation MPDTLIKVDLSKSAYENDKIHNRWHPEVPIVEWVSPGDDFIIETVDWTGGFIKNNDSADDVRDIDLSIVHFLSGPIGVKGAEPGDLLVVDLLDVGPLKESLWGFNGFFSKQNGGGFLTDHFPLAQKSIWDIKGLYTSSRHIPGVNFAGLIHPGLIGCLPDAKMLAAWNAREAELIATNPTRVPGLANPPFAPTAHAGQAKGDVKAKIGLEGARTVPPREHGGNCDIKDLSRGSKIYFPVYVPGGGLSMGDLHFSQGDGEITFCGAIEMAGWLHIKVDIIKDGVSKYGIKNPVFKPSPITPNYKDYLIFEGISVDEAGKQHYLDVHIAYRQACLNAIEYLKKFGYSGAQAYSILGTAPCQGHISGVVDVPNACATLWLPTEIFDFDVMPSSAGPIKHIKGDIQMPISPDK, via the coding sequence ATGCCTGATACACTGATCAAGGTCGATCTCAGCAAGTCGGCCTATGAAAACGACAAGATCCACAACCGATGGCATCCCGAGGTTCCGATCGTCGAATGGGTCAGCCCGGGCGACGACTTCATCATCGAGACCGTCGACTGGACCGGCGGCTTCATCAAGAACAACGACTCGGCCGACGACGTGCGCGACATCGACCTCTCGATCGTGCATTTCCTGTCCGGTCCGATCGGCGTCAAGGGCGCCGAGCCCGGCGATCTCCTGGTTGTCGATCTGCTTGACGTCGGCCCGCTGAAGGAGAGCCTGTGGGGCTTCAACGGCTTCTTCTCCAAGCAGAACGGCGGCGGTTTCCTCACCGACCACTTCCCGCTGGCGCAGAAGTCGATCTGGGACATCAAGGGCCTCTACACCTCGTCGCGCCATATCCCCGGCGTCAACTTCGCGGGCCTGATCCATCCCGGCCTGATCGGCTGCCTCCCCGATGCCAAGATGCTCGCGGCCTGGAACGCGCGCGAAGCCGAGCTGATCGCGACCAATCCGACCCGGGTGCCGGGTCTCGCCAATCCGCCGTTCGCGCCGACCGCGCATGCCGGCCAGGCCAAGGGCGACGTCAAGGCCAAGATCGGTCTCGAAGGTGCCCGCACCGTGCCGCCGCGCGAGCATGGCGGCAATTGCGACATCAAGGATCTGTCGCGCGGCTCGAAGATCTACTTCCCGGTCTATGTGCCGGGTGGAGGGCTCTCGATGGGCGACCTGCATTTCAGCCAGGGCGACGGCGAGATCACCTTCTGCGGCGCCATCGAAATGGCCGGCTGGCTGCACATCAAGGTCGACATCATCAAGGACGGCGTGTCGAAATACGGCATCAAGAATCCCGTGTTCAAGCCGTCGCCGATTACGCCGAACTACAAGGACTACCTGATCTTCGAAGGCATCTCGGTCGACGAGGCCGGCAAGCAGCACTACCTCGACGTCCACATCGCCTATCGCCAGGCCTGCCTGAACGCGATCGAATATCTGAAGAAGTTCGGCTACTCCGGCGCGCAGGCTTATTCGATCCTCGGCACCGCGCCGTGCCAGGGCCACATCTCCGGCGTGGTCGACGTGCCCAACGCCTGCGCCACGCTGTGGCTGCCGACCGAGATCTTCGACTTCGACGTGATGCCGTCGTCGGCGGGGCCGATCAAGCACATCAAGGGCGACATCCAGATGCCGATCTCGCCCGACAAGTGA
- the urtD gene encoding urea ABC transporter ATP-binding protein UrtD translates to MLVGHQPKDFLLAVSGLTVSFDGFKAVNDLSFYVEENEIRVIIGPNGAGKTTVLDLICGKTRATSGSIQFRGQELTRLRENEIVQAGVGRKFQTPSVFEDLTVFENLEISYPRGRTVFGSLTFQRDDAVKQRVEEVAEMIFLKDRLNTYADQLSHGQKQWLEIGMLLIQDPDLLMLDEPVAGMSVSERAKTAELLNRIIKDRSVLVIEHDMKFVEDIAHKVTVLHQGQILSEGTMEHVKNDPKVIEVYLGH, encoded by the coding sequence ATGCTCGTCGGTCATCAGCCCAAGGACTTCCTGCTCGCCGTCTCTGGCCTCACCGTCTCGTTTGACGGCTTCAAGGCGGTCAACGATCTCTCCTTCTATGTCGAGGAGAACGAGATCCGCGTCATCATCGGCCCGAACGGCGCCGGAAAGACCACGGTGCTCGATCTGATCTGCGGCAAGACCCGCGCCACCTCGGGCTCGATCCAGTTCCGCGGCCAGGAGCTGACCAGGCTCCGCGAGAACGAGATCGTGCAGGCCGGCGTCGGCCGCAAGTTCCAGACGCCGTCGGTGTTCGAGGATCTCACCGTGTTCGAGAACCTCGAAATCTCCTATCCGCGCGGCCGCACCGTATTCGGCTCGCTGACCTTCCAGCGCGACGATGCGGTGAAGCAGCGGGTCGAAGAGGTCGCCGAGATGATCTTCCTGAAGGATCGCCTCAATACCTATGCCGACCAGCTCAGCCATGGCCAGAAGCAATGGCTCGAGATCGGCATGCTGTTGATCCAGGATCCGGACCTGCTGATGCTCGACGAGCCCGTTGCCGGCATGAGCGTGTCCGAGCGTGCCAAGACCGCCGAACTGCTCAATCGCATCATCAAGGACCGCTCGGTCTTGGTGATCGAGCACGACATGAAGTTCGTCGAGGACATCGCCCACAAGGTCACCGTGCTGCATCAGGGCCAGATCCTGTCGGAGGGGACGATGGAGCACGTCAAGAACGATCCGAAAGTGATCGAAGTCTATCTGGGCCATTGA
- the urtE gene encoding urea ABC transporter ATP-binding subunit UrtE gives MLAISDLHVAYGQSEVLHGLNVNVAANEIVAIMGRNGMGKTTLMKSLMGILPAKSGSVTMDGAELGAMKSYERVAKGLAYVPQGRMIFSTMTVKENIETGLVVSGGSEVPGDIYELFPVLLEMKGRRGGNLSGGQQQQLAIARALATKPKVLLLDEPTEGIQPSIIKDMARTLKRIRDERGLSIVVSEQVLSFALDIADRVLVIENGEIVRDDPRDSVDAAQISKYLSV, from the coding sequence ATGCTGGCAATCTCTGATCTTCACGTCGCTTACGGCCAGAGCGAGGTGCTGCACGGCCTCAACGTCAATGTCGCGGCCAACGAGATCGTCGCGATCATGGGCCGCAACGGCATGGGCAAGACCACGCTGATGAAGTCGCTGATGGGCATCCTGCCCGCGAAAAGTGGCTCGGTGACCATGGACGGCGCCGAGCTCGGCGCGATGAAGAGCTACGAGCGGGTGGCGAAAGGTCTCGCTTATGTACCGCAGGGCCGCATGATCTTCTCTACCATGACGGTGAAGGAGAACATCGAGACCGGGCTTGTGGTGTCCGGCGGCTCGGAAGTGCCCGGCGATATCTACGAGCTTTTCCCGGTGCTGCTGGAGATGAAGGGCCGCCGCGGCGGCAATCTCTCCGGCGGGCAGCAGCAGCAGCTCGCGATCGCGCGTGCGCTCGCGACCAAGCCGAAGGTGCTGCTGCTGGATGAGCCGACCGAAGGCATCCAGCCCTCGATCATCAAGGACATGGCGCGCACGCTGAAGCGGATTCGCGACGAGCGCGGCCTGTCGATCGTGGTCTCCGAGCAGGTGCTGAGCTTTGCGCTCGACATCGCCGACCGCGTGCTCGTGATCGAGAACGGCGAGATCGTCCGCGACGATCCGCGCGACAGCGTCGATGCCGCGCAGATCTCGAAATATCTGTCTGTCTAA
- a CDS encoding zinc-binding dehydrogenase, protein MRAAIFRNGEIVVDTMPEPQPGAGQVLVKSLACGICGSDLHARKHAHRMVELSKFLPGRKPMDLSRDVVFGHEFCCEILDYGPDTARKFKPGTRVCSLPALLTPQGPQGIGYSNDNPGAYAEQMLLSEPLLLEVPNGLASEHAALTEPLAVGVHAVAMANIRGGEVPLVIGCGPVGLAVIAALKIKGIGPIVAADYSPARRRLAEMMGADVVVDPAKTQPYASWAEHAQMTDAEKAARPPLQALLPPLKPALIFECVGVPGVLQQVFEGAPRSARIVVVGVCMETDKSEPMLGIVKELNVQYVLGYTPEEFAYSLRLIAEGQVDAASLVTGRVGIDGVAQAFADLANPEAHTKILVEPWR, encoded by the coding sequence ATGCGCGCAGCGATCTTCAGGAACGGCGAGATTGTCGTCGACACCATGCCCGAGCCGCAGCCGGGCGCCGGCCAGGTGCTGGTCAAATCGCTCGCCTGCGGCATCTGCGGCTCCGATCTGCACGCGCGCAAGCACGCCCACCGCATGGTCGAGCTGAGCAAGTTCCTTCCCGGCCGCAAACCGATGGACCTTTCGCGCGACGTCGTGTTCGGTCACGAGTTCTGCTGTGAGATCCTCGACTATGGTCCGGACACCGCGCGCAAGTTCAAGCCTGGCACAAGGGTATGCTCGTTGCCGGCGCTGCTGACGCCGCAGGGGCCGCAGGGCATCGGCTATTCCAACGACAATCCCGGCGCCTATGCCGAACAGATGCTGCTGTCCGAGCCGCTGCTGCTCGAAGTGCCGAACGGGCTCGCCTCCGAGCACGCCGCGCTGACCGAGCCGCTCGCGGTCGGTGTGCATGCGGTGGCGATGGCCAATATCAGGGGCGGCGAGGTGCCGCTGGTGATCGGCTGCGGGCCGGTCGGCCTCGCCGTGATTGCGGCGCTGAAGATCAAGGGCATCGGCCCGATCGTCGCCGCCGACTATTCGCCGGCGCGGCGCCGGCTTGCCGAGATGATGGGCGCCGACGTCGTGGTCGATCCGGCGAAGACCCAGCCCTATGCGAGCTGGGCCGAGCACGCCCAGATGACGGACGCGGAAAAGGCGGCGCGACCGCCGTTGCAGGCGCTGCTGCCGCCGCTGAAGCCCGCGCTGATCTTCGAATGCGTCGGCGTGCCCGGCGTGCTGCAGCAGGTGTTCGAGGGCGCGCCGCGCAGCGCCCGCATCGTCGTGGTCGGCGTCTGCATGGAGACCGACAAGTCGGAGCCGATGCTCGGCATCGTCAAGGAGCTCAACGTCCAGTACGTGCTCGGCTACACCCCGGAGGAGTTTGCCTACTCGCTGCGGCTGATCGCGGAAGGCCAGGTCGATGCCGCCTCGCTGGTGACCGGCCGCGTCGGCATCGACGGCGTCGCGCAGGCCTTTGCCGACCTCGCCAATCCCGAGGCGCATACCAAGATCCTGGTCGAGCCGTGGCGGTGA
- a CDS encoding FmdB family zinc ribbon protein — MPIYEYLCNDCGPFTDMRPMAECDLPQDCPHCEESAPRVILTAPAFFCMPADKRKAHATNEQSRHAPKTLDQYKAAHGPGCGCCATTGKKKKPGRLVTKTASGAVGFPTARPWMISH, encoded by the coding sequence ATGCCGATCTATGAATATCTCTGCAACGACTGCGGCCCGTTCACCGACATGCGTCCGATGGCCGAGTGCGACCTGCCGCAGGACTGTCCACACTGCGAAGAAAGCGCGCCACGCGTCATCCTGACCGCGCCGGCGTTCTTCTGCATGCCCGCGGACAAGCGCAAGGCCCACGCCACCAACGAGCAGAGCCGCCACGCGCCGAAGACGCTCGACCAGTACAAGGCCGCGCACGGCCCCGGCTGCGGCTGCTGCGCGACGACGGGGAAGAAAAAGAAGCCGGGGCGGCTGGTGACAAAGACCGCGAGCGGCGCGGTCGGCTTTCCGACGGCAAGGCCCTGGATGATCAGCCATTAG
- a CDS encoding SDR family NAD(P)-dependent oxidoreductase, which yields MRVSIITGGGSGIGAAVARRVAGPEQCLMLHGQGAEAAGRERLSSVAEECRGKGAKVGIQTGDLAQAGAGTELVKATRAAFGPIDSIVHAAGFADRRDFASVPREALERAFAVMAAAFHEIAAAALPDLTRGAQARVVAVSSFGPHRFVPGATYPGSAAAKAALEVLVKSLAVELATSGGTANAVMPGYTRKDPGLFGALDASTWERVAKANPMQRLAESDEVAAAVAFLLSPEAGHITGGTLPVDGGLTLM from the coding sequence ATGCGAGTTTCAATCATCACGGGAGGCGGCTCCGGCATTGGCGCCGCAGTTGCGCGTCGCGTCGCCGGCCCGGAGCAATGCCTGATGCTGCACGGGCAGGGCGCCGAGGCCGCCGGCCGCGAGCGGCTGAGTTCGGTCGCGGAGGAATGCCGCGGCAAGGGCGCAAAGGTCGGGATCCAGACCGGCGATCTCGCCCAGGCCGGCGCGGGCACCGAACTCGTCAAGGCAACGCGCGCCGCGTTCGGCCCGATCGACAGCATCGTGCACGCCGCGGGCTTCGCCGACCGCCGCGATTTTGCCAGCGTGCCGCGCGAGGCGCTGGAACGCGCTTTCGCGGTGATGGCTGCCGCTTTCCACGAGATCGCGGCCGCGGCGCTGCCCGATCTCACGCGCGGCGCGCAGGCGCGCGTCGTCGCCGTCTCGAGCTTTGGGCCGCATCGTTTCGTGCCCGGCGCCACCTATCCGGGATCGGCCGCGGCGAAGGCCGCGCTCGAAGTGCTGGTGAAGTCGCTGGCCGTCGAGCTCGCTACGTCGGGCGGCACCGCCAATGCCGTGATGCCCGGCTATACGCGCAAGGATCCCGGCCTGTTCGGCGCGCTGGACGCGTCGACCTGGGAGCGCGTGGCCAAGGCCAATCCGATGCAGCGGCTTGCCGAGTCCGACGAGGTCGCCGCCGCGGTCGCGTTCTTGCTCTCGCCGGAAGCCGGCCACATCACCGGCGGCACGCTGCCGGTCGATGGCGGCCTGACCTTGATGTAA
- a CDS encoding aldo/keto reductase produces MQTKPFGKSGPQASVIGQGTWYLDRGDRRSAISALQRGIDAGMTHIDTAEMYGDAELVIADAIAGRRDELFLVSKVLPSNASRRGTITACERSLKRLKTDRLDCYLLHWRGSYPLADTVAAFDELIAAGKIRSWGVSNFDAEDLDELLDVAGAGKIACNQVLYHLQERAIEHAVIPWCERHGVAVVAYSPFGHNDFPSPSSKAGAVLQGIAQARKATPRQVALSFLTRLRSVLAIPKASSPEHAAENAAAGDLTLSDGELAALDKAFPRGPKPRSLPML; encoded by the coding sequence ATGCAAACAAAACCATTCGGCAAAAGCGGTCCGCAGGCCTCCGTGATCGGGCAGGGCACCTGGTATCTCGACCGCGGTGACCGTAGGTCGGCGATATCGGCCTTGCAGCGCGGCATCGATGCCGGCATGACCCATATCGACACCGCGGAGATGTATGGCGACGCCGAGCTTGTGATCGCGGATGCCATTGCGGGCCGGCGCGATGAACTGTTCCTGGTCTCGAAGGTGCTGCCCAGCAATGCCTCGCGGCGCGGCACCATCACTGCTTGCGAGCGTTCGCTGAAGAGGTTGAAGACCGATCGGCTCGATTGCTATCTGCTGCACTGGCGCGGCTCGTATCCGCTTGCCGACACCGTCGCGGCGTTCGACGAATTGATCGCGGCCGGCAAGATCCGCTCCTGGGGCGTCAGCAATTTCGACGCTGAGGATCTCGACGAGCTGCTCGACGTCGCTGGGGCGGGCAAGATCGCCTGCAACCAGGTGCTCTATCATTTGCAGGAGCGCGCGATCGAGCATGCCGTGATCCCGTGGTGCGAACGGCACGGCGTCGCCGTCGTCGCCTACTCGCCGTTCGGTCACAATGATTTCCCGTCGCCATCGAGCAAGGCTGGCGCGGTGCTGCAAGGAATCGCGCAGGCGCGCAAGGCAACGCCGCGCCAGGTCGCGCTGAGCTTTCTCACGCGCCTGCGGTCGGTGCTTGCGATTCCGAAAGCGTCGAGCCCGGAGCACGCGGCGGAAAATGCGGCAGCAGGAGATCTCACGCTCAGCGACGGCGAGCTCGCCGCGCTCGACAAGGCATTTCCGCGCGGACCGAAGCCGCGTTCGCTGCCGATGTTGTGA
- a CDS encoding aldehyde dehydrogenase family protein has product MSVAYDYEHDARHAVRNELLLIDGARVRSLSGKTFKSFNPATEQVIATIAEGNEADVDRAVAAARRAFEGPWRTMRAAERGHILLKWAELLKQHTDEIAALESHDAGKPIAAVLRQDFPAAIDTLIYYAGWADKISGEVVSARDDALTYTVREPVGVVAAIVPWNFPLMIGMWKLAPALACGCTVVMKPAELTSLSALRIAELALEAGLPEGVLNIVTGPGRVVGDALVNHPDVDKVTFTGSPGVGRGIMKGAAGNFKRVSLELGGKSANVIFDDANLEAASKAAAAGIFFNAGQVCSAGSRVLVQEKAYDEVVERLVARAEALRIGDPADRATALGPVISEKQMRSILDYVEIGRGEGAQLATGGERVGDRGYFIRPTVFANVAHEMRISQEEIFGPVVSVIKFKDEADALRIANGTAYSLAAGVWSADIGRVQRFAKKARAGTVWINTYGYTDVRLPWGGERDSGLGREHGTAAIDNFTEPKAVWMNLNV; this is encoded by the coding sequence ATGTCAGTTGCATATGACTATGAACACGATGCCCGCCATGCCGTGCGGAACGAATTGCTGCTGATCGACGGCGCCCGCGTCCGCTCGCTGTCCGGAAAAACCTTCAAATCCTTCAACCCGGCCACCGAGCAGGTGATCGCGACGATCGCCGAAGGCAATGAGGCCGATGTCGACCGCGCCGTCGCCGCTGCCCGCCGCGCCTTCGAAGGGCCATGGCGCACCATGCGCGCCGCCGAGCGTGGCCACATCCTGTTGAAATGGGCCGAGCTGCTGAAGCAGCACACAGACGAGATCGCAGCGCTCGAGAGCCACGATGCCGGCAAGCCGATCGCGGCGGTGCTGCGCCAGGATTTTCCGGCAGCCATCGATACCCTGATCTATTACGCCGGCTGGGCCGACAAGATCAGCGGCGAGGTGGTCTCGGCGCGCGACGACGCGTTGACCTATACGGTGCGCGAGCCGGTCGGCGTCGTCGCCGCGATCGTGCCGTGGAATTTCCCGCTGATGATCGGCATGTGGAAGCTCGCGCCGGCGCTGGCCTGCGGCTGCACCGTGGTGATGAAGCCGGCCGAGCTGACCTCGCTGTCGGCGCTGCGGATCGCCGAGCTCGCGCTGGAGGCGGGATTGCCCGAGGGCGTGCTCAACATCGTCACCGGCCCCGGCCGCGTCGTCGGCGATGCGCTGGTCAACCATCCCGATGTCGACAAGGTCACCTTCACCGGTTCGCCCGGCGTCGGCCGCGGCATCATGAAGGGCGCCGCCGGTAACTTCAAACGCGTCTCGCTCGAACTCGGCGGCAAGTCCGCCAACGTGATCTTCGACGACGCCAATCTCGAAGCCGCGTCCAAGGCCGCGGCCGCCGGCATCTTCTTCAACGCCGGCCAGGTCTGCTCCGCGGGCTCGCGGGTGCTGGTGCAGGAGAAGGCCTATGACGAGGTGGTCGAGCGGCTGGTCGCCCGCGCCGAGGCCTTGCGGATCGGCGATCCCGCGGATCGCGCCACCGCGCTCGGTCCCGTCATCTCCGAGAAGCAGATGCGCTCGATCCTCGATTACGTCGAGATCGGCAGAGGCGAGGGTGCGCAGCTTGCGACCGGCGGCGAACGCGTCGGCGACCGCGGCTATTTCATCAGGCCTACGGTGTTCGCCAATGTCGCGCACGAGATGCGGATCTCGCAGGAGGAGATTTTCGGTCCCGTCGTCAGCGTGATCAAGTTCAAGGACGAGGCCGATGCGCTGCGCATCGCCAACGGCACCGCCTACAGCCTCGCCGCCGGCGTCTGGAGCGCCGACATCGGCCGTGTGCAGCGGTTCGCGAAGAAGGCCCGCGCCGGCACGGTGTGGATCAACACCTATGGCTACACCGACGTGCGGCTGCCCTGGGGCGGCGAACGCGACTCCGGCCTCGGCCGCGAACACGGCACCGCCGCGATCGACAACTTCACCGAGCCCAAGGCGGTGTGGATGAACCTCAACGTTTGA